One window of Microcoleus vaginatus PCC 9802 genomic DNA carries:
- a CDS encoding tetratricopeptide repeat protein, whose product MEIATQVRITKAMRLSSIFRKSISPIALSTILVCASSVSASEPRVALLIQQEFPQQQLKEEIRDRVQEEVDIAFGRTALLLNGLIIALTLFPTAAGVGVWFLLSKLSKQTTIARQEIESLHYDTISQLKLLISDAETILGEIQQQSHPAEAETDLLFPDAQIQEFAPVNYGNYQKLLTAGDYAKQGDACFFENRYQDAIAAYDQALQIQPDLADTWNNRGVVLTRMQRYPEAIASYEQATTIRPNYPDAWNNRGVVLLELQKYQEAIGCYEQAIQAKPDYADAWNNRGVAFSKMQEYEQAVISYNHALQIKNDYTDAWNNRGVALSKLQKYEAAIDSYDNAAKIRPDFYRIWYNKARCYALQGKIELAIENLKRALNLNPNVCKELAKSEADLEKIREHDAFKQLIN is encoded by the coding sequence ATGGAAATCGCAACTCAGGTGCGTATCACTAAGGCAATGCGTTTGTCAAGTATCTTTAGAAAAAGTATTAGCCCGATCGCCCTTTCGACTATTCTAGTCTGCGCCAGTAGCGTTTCTGCCTCTGAACCGAGGGTGGCACTGTTAATTCAGCAGGAATTCCCACAGCAGCAACTTAAAGAAGAAATTCGCGATCGAGTTCAAGAAGAAGTTGACATTGCTTTCGGGCGCACGGCGCTACTGCTTAACGGGCTGATAATTGCCCTAACTTTGTTTCCGACAGCAGCCGGAGTCGGTGTGTGGTTTCTGTTGAGCAAATTGTCCAAGCAGACAACAATTGCCCGCCAAGAAATTGAAAGTCTCCATTATGATACAATCTCTCAATTAAAACTATTAATTTCGGACGCTGAAACTATCTTAGGCGAAATTCAACAGCAAAGTCACCCGGCAGAGGCAGAAACAGACCTTTTATTCCCCGATGCCCAAATTCAAGAATTTGCTCCGGTTAACTATGGCAATTACCAAAAGTTATTGACGGCCGGCGACTATGCTAAACAGGGAGATGCTTGTTTCTTTGAAAACCGTTATCAAGATGCGATCGCAGCTTACGATCAGGCCCTGCAAATTCAGCCGGATTTAGCCGATACTTGGAATAACCGAGGAGTAGTGCTGACGAGAATGCAGCGGTATCCAGAGGCGATCGCCTCTTACGAACAAGCTACTACAATTCGCCCGAATTATCCCGACGCTTGGAACAATCGAGGTGTGGTATTGTTGGAGTTGCAAAAGTACCAGGAGGCGATCGGCTGTTACGAACAGGCAATTCAAGCCAAACCCGATTATGCCGATGCTTGGAACAACCGAGGCGTTGCTTTCTCAAAAATGCAGGAGTACGAACAAGCAGTAATTTCTTACAATCATGCGCTACAAATCAAAAATGATTATACTGACGCTTGGAACAATCGAGGCGTTGCACTCTCCAAATTGCAAAAATACGAAGCGGCGATTGATTCCTACGACAATGCTGCTAAAATTCGACCTGACTTTTACAGAATTTGGTACAATAAAGCCCGATGTTATGCACTGCAAGGTAAAATTGAATTAGCAATTGAAAATTTAAAGCGCGCCCTCAATCTCAATCCGAATGTGTGTAAAGAGTTGGCCAAAAGTGAAGCTGATTTGGAGAAGATTCGCGAACACGAC